Proteins found in one Aneurinibacillus uraniidurans genomic segment:
- a CDS encoding ribonucleotide-diphosphate reductase subunit beta produces the protein MLQTQQVFNTEAPNKSNRIINGQCSGVLNWDDIRRPEMYKLYRVLIANHWIPSEIAMNKDKQQFAELSAVEQEAYKKIIGLLAVLDSMQTNFVTDVGQYLTDSSLVAIAAIINQQEVIHNQSYSYVLSSIADYQTQKEVFEYWKHDEVLQRRNLFIARMYQHFREEKTPQTFLEALVADMILEGIFFYSGFAFFYNLARHQKMLGTSQMISYIQRDEAQHAYFFGEVFKMLLEDFPELNTDANRAFVYERVEEAVQLETEWAHEVLSGIEGIDLVEFQDYIRYIANKRLQTMGLDKAYGGVDNCMPWIRPFSDEALNQTKTDFFEGKSRTYAKVTTINGFDDL, from the coding sequence ATGTTACAGACACAACAAGTTTTTAATACAGAGGCACCAAATAAATCAAACCGAATTATTAACGGGCAGTGCTCCGGTGTTCTGAATTGGGATGACATTCGGCGCCCTGAGATGTACAAGCTGTATCGCGTACTGATCGCCAACCACTGGATTCCGTCTGAGATTGCGATGAATAAAGATAAGCAGCAGTTTGCGGAATTGAGCGCTGTCGAGCAGGAAGCGTACAAAAAAATCATCGGATTATTAGCGGTACTTGACAGTATGCAGACAAACTTTGTTACAGATGTAGGGCAGTATTTGACAGATTCATCGCTTGTTGCGATTGCGGCGATTATTAATCAGCAGGAAGTGATTCATAACCAATCGTACTCGTATGTGTTATCAAGTATTGCGGACTACCAGACGCAGAAAGAAGTGTTTGAATACTGGAAGCATGATGAGGTGCTACAGCGGCGCAATTTGTTCATTGCCCGCATGTACCAGCACTTCCGGGAGGAGAAAACGCCGCAGACATTTCTTGAAGCGCTTGTAGCGGATATGATTCTGGAGGGAATTTTCTTTTATAGCGGGTTTGCTTTCTTTTATAACCTTGCTCGCCATCAAAAAATGCTTGGCACAAGCCAGATGATTAGTTACATTCAGCGGGATGAGGCACAGCATGCGTACTTTTTCGGGGAAGTGTTCAAGATGCTGTTGGAGGATTTCCCGGAGCTGAATACAGACGCGAACCGTGCTTTCGTCTATGAAAGAGTCGAGGAAGCGGTTCAGCTAGAGACGGAGTGGGCGCATGAAGTGCTTAGTGGTATAGAGGGCATTGATCTGGTAGAGTTCCAGGATTATATTCGTTACATTGCGAATAAACGATTGCAGACGATGGGATTGGATAAGGCGTACGGCGGGGTGGATAACTGCATGCCGTGGATTCGCCCGTTTTCAGACGAGGCGCTCAATCAGACGAAGACGGACTTTTTCGAAGGAAAGTCGCGCACGTATGCAAAAGTGACGACGATAAATGGATTCGACGATTTATAA
- a CDS encoding cytochrome ubiquinol oxidase subunit I, translated as MTSVIMLSRIQFAVTVFYHFLFVPLTIGLVILVAYMETQYARTRQPLYRQMADFWGKLFSINFVLGVVTGITMEFQFGTNWSEYSKYMGDIFGSPLAIEALVAFFLESTFMGLWLFGRDKISPKMRAFSIWMVAIGTNISALWIITANGFMQHPVGYVIRNGRAELNSFYELVTNSYAWYMFFHTVVASYIVGSFFVMGISAYHLIRKQNVPFFEKSFSIALALGLLAATATPFIGHEHGVHTAEKQPAKAAAMEAVWETQQSMPFSIISIPDPKNERNIEALSIPYMGSFFYTNNFTGKVTGLKDIPADERPNVNLVFYSFRSMVALGMYFLALVWYGFYLVRKNQLVSSSRYLKVVLYSMLLPYVAINLGWVVAEAGRQPWVVYGLMKTVNAISPISVSQVIFSLLGLVLFYSILIIADVILLVKYAKSGPKAYKEGKGELQHVS; from the coding sequence ATGACAAGTGTTATCATGTTGAGTCGGATTCAGTTTGCGGTCACGGTGTTTTATCATTTCCTGTTCGTCCCTCTTACGATTGGTCTGGTTATTTTAGTAGCGTATATGGAAACGCAGTACGCTCGCACACGTCAGCCTTTGTATCGCCAGATGGCTGATTTCTGGGGTAAGTTATTTTCGATTAACTTCGTGCTTGGAGTGGTCACAGGGATTACGATGGAGTTTCAATTCGGAACGAACTGGTCGGAGTATTCGAAGTATATGGGGGATATTTTTGGCTCACCTCTTGCGATTGAAGCGCTCGTTGCCTTCTTTTTAGAATCAACCTTCATGGGGCTCTGGTTATTTGGGCGCGATAAAATTTCGCCGAAGATGCGTGCTTTCTCGATCTGGATGGTTGCCATTGGTACGAATATTTCGGCCTTATGGATTATTACGGCTAATGGATTTATGCAGCATCCGGTTGGTTACGTGATCCGCAACGGTCGCGCGGAGCTGAATAGCTTTTATGAATTGGTGACGAACTCGTATGCATGGTATATGTTTTTCCACACGGTTGTAGCCAGCTACATTGTCGGTTCCTTCTTTGTGATGGGTATTAGCGCGTATCATCTGATTCGCAAGCAAAATGTTCCATTTTTTGAAAAATCATTTTCGATTGCACTCGCTCTTGGATTGTTGGCCGCTACGGCTACTCCATTTATTGGTCATGAGCATGGGGTGCATACAGCAGAGAAGCAGCCAGCGAAAGCCGCCGCGATGGAGGCAGTATGGGAAACGCAACAATCAATGCCGTTCTCGATTATTTCGATTCCTGATCCGAAGAATGAACGGAATATTGAGGCGTTATCAATTCCGTATATGGGCAGTTTCTTTTATACGAATAACTTTACCGGAAAAGTGACAGGTTTAAAGGATATTCCGGCTGATGAGCGTCCGAATGTAAATCTCGTATTTTATAGCTTCCGATCGATGGTGGCACTTGGGATGTATTTCCTGGCACTTGTCTGGTACGGATTTTATCTCGTGCGGAAAAATCAGCTTGTGTCCTCATCTCGTTATTTAAAAGTAGTGTTATACAGTATGCTGCTTCCATATGTGGCGATTAATCTCGGTTGGGTCGTGGCAGAAGCGGGTCGTCAGCCATGGGTTGTATATGGCTTAATGAAAACGGTCAACGCTATCTCACCGATTTCAGTATCACAAGTTATATTCTCGCTCTTAGGTCTCGTATTGTTCTATAGCATTCTGATTATCGCAGATGTCATCCTTCTTGTGAAATACGCCAAGTCTGGTCCGAAGGCTTACAAGGAAGGAAAGGGGGAATTGCAGCATGTCTCATGA
- the htpX gene encoding protease HtpX, translating into MFKRIGLFMLVNILVMVTIGVITSLLGVQYYVTSRGINFGALLVFSGVVGFSGALISLSLSRIIAKWSMGVQVIDPNGPLRSHEKALLEEVYSLARKAGLRVMPEVGVYDSPEVNAFATGPSKSRSLVAVSSGLLEEMDEDAVKGVLAHEIAHIANGDMVTMTLLQGVINTFVVFLSRICAYVASRFVREDMAPIVQFIASIIFDILFSILGSIVVMAFSRYREYQADAGAARLTGKDRMIHALQSLKHTVELVDTEQKSVAAFKISSGRNGFLSLFASHPDLDDRIQRLQSMK; encoded by the coding sequence GTGTTTAAAAGAATTGGTTTATTCATGCTTGTGAACATCCTCGTAATGGTCACAATCGGGGTCATTACAAGTTTACTAGGGGTGCAGTATTACGTTACATCTCGAGGAATTAACTTTGGAGCGTTACTCGTATTCAGCGGCGTGGTCGGCTTTTCTGGCGCATTGATTTCGCTTTCGCTTTCACGTATCATAGCGAAATGGTCGATGGGTGTGCAAGTTATTGATCCGAATGGTCCGCTTCGATCACACGAAAAAGCGTTGCTTGAAGAAGTATATAGTTTAGCTCGCAAAGCAGGATTGCGTGTTATGCCGGAAGTTGGGGTGTATGATTCACCGGAAGTAAATGCTTTTGCGACAGGTCCGAGCAAAAGTCGTTCCCTTGTAGCGGTGTCGAGTGGTTTGCTAGAAGAGATGGACGAGGATGCGGTGAAGGGCGTATTAGCGCATGAGATCGCACATATTGCCAATGGGGATATGGTGACGATGACATTATTGCAAGGTGTCATTAATACATTCGTCGTATTCTTATCGCGCATATGTGCCTATGTAGCGTCTCGCTTTGTTCGAGAAGATATGGCTCCGATCGTGCAGTTTATTGCGTCGATTATCTTTGATATTTTGTTCTCGATTTTAGGTAGCATTGTGGTGATGGCGTTCTCTCGTTATCGTGAATATCAGGCAGATGCCGGGGCGGCTCGCCTGACAGGTAAGGACCGAATGATTCATGCACTGCAATCACTAAAGCATACGGTAGAGTTGGTAGATACGGAACAGAAATCGGTGGCGGCTTTTAAAATCAGCAGCGGTAGAAACGGATTTCTTAGCTTGTTTGCGAGCCATCCGGATTTGGATGATCGCATTCAGCGTTTGCAATCTATGAAGTAG
- a CDS encoding ribonucleoside-diphosphate reductase subunit alpha encodes MIVYKPDNRALQFDKERLLRSIDRLTTGIAGVKSDVLGKYVLAKLAEGELHAEAITRTIYMTALELVSKEEANWTYVAARAYLNGLYKQAARNRGYKAYPDRPYGSFSRLVAQLVEQGIYQEQLLTTYSSRELEELGDMIDHERDHLFTYIGVVTLTERYLACDFAGRIYELPQERFLMIAMQLMMQEQPEKRLALVKEAYWALSNHYMTVATPTMANAGKARGGQLSSCFIDTVDDSLQGIYDSNTDAARLSKMGGGIGVYMGKVRARGSSIRGYENKSSGVIPWIRQLNNTAVSVDQLGTRKGSIAVYLDVWHKDILAFLDIKLNNGDERMRAHDIFPGVCIPDLFMEAVEQRAEFHLFDPHEVRQVMGFSLEDYYDEEPGQGSFRERYEACVRHAKLSRITVPAIEIMKRVMISQLETGTPFMFYRDTVNRANPNKHAGMIYASNLCTEIMQNMSATTVVEETMEDGEIVIRKKPGDFVVCNLSSVHLGRAVPDGVLERLIPIQVRMLDNVIDNNKIDVLQAQHTNRRYRAVGLGTFGWHHLLAKKRISWESEAAVQFADELYERIAYLTIQASCELAQEKGAYPLIHGSEWESGTYFTRREYESAAWQELAARVAQHGVRNGYMMAVAPTGSTSIIAGSTASIDPVYELISYEEKTTYKIANPAPDLSPETIWYYKTAFHLDPHAGIQQAAARQRHIDQGQSVNLYVRPDIHARDFLGLHLAVWKQGVKTTYYVRSRAVEIDVCEACV; translated from the coding sequence ATGATCGTATATAAGCCTGACAACCGTGCTCTGCAATTTGATAAAGAAAGGCTATTGCGCTCGATTGATCGTTTGACAACAGGGATAGCCGGTGTAAAGTCGGATGTACTAGGGAAATATGTATTGGCTAAGCTTGCGGAGGGCGAGCTTCATGCAGAGGCGATTACCCGCACGATTTATATGACAGCACTGGAGCTTGTATCGAAGGAAGAAGCGAACTGGACGTATGTAGCGGCCCGTGCTTATTTGAACGGGTTATATAAACAGGCCGCGCGCAATCGTGGCTATAAGGCGTATCCAGATCGTCCGTATGGTTCCTTCTCTCGTCTAGTAGCGCAGCTTGTGGAACAAGGGATTTATCAGGAGCAGCTGCTGACTACATACAGCTCAAGAGAGTTAGAGGAATTAGGAGACATGATCGACCATGAGCGAGATCATTTGTTTACCTATATTGGCGTTGTGACGTTGACGGAGCGATATTTGGCATGTGACTTTGCGGGACGAATCTATGAATTGCCGCAGGAACGCTTTTTAATGATTGCGATGCAGCTGATGATGCAGGAACAGCCGGAGAAGCGACTTGCGCTCGTAAAAGAAGCGTACTGGGCGCTTAGCAATCATTATATGACGGTCGCGACACCGACGATGGCAAATGCAGGCAAGGCAAGGGGCGGGCAATTGTCGAGCTGCTTCATTGATACAGTAGATGATTCTCTTCAGGGGATTTATGATTCCAATACGGATGCGGCGCGCTTGTCCAAGATGGGCGGCGGAATTGGTGTGTATATGGGGAAGGTAAGAGCGCGAGGGTCGTCCATTCGTGGCTATGAAAATAAATCAAGCGGCGTAATCCCATGGATTCGCCAGCTGAATAATACGGCGGTGAGCGTCGATCAGTTAGGGACACGCAAGGGAAGTATTGCGGTGTATTTGGACGTCTGGCATAAAGATATTTTGGCGTTCCTCGATATTAAGCTGAATAACGGAGATGAACGCATGCGGGCGCATGACATATTCCCTGGGGTGTGCATTCCTGATTTGTTTATGGAAGCAGTGGAACAGCGGGCGGAGTTCCATTTGTTTGATCCGCATGAAGTCCGGCAGGTGATGGGTTTCTCGCTAGAGGACTATTATGATGAAGAGCCGGGGCAGGGAAGTTTTCGTGAGCGATACGAAGCGTGCGTGCGCCATGCTAAGCTCAGCCGCATTACAGTCCCGGCGATTGAGATTATGAAGCGGGTAATGATTTCCCAGCTAGAGACCGGCACACCGTTCATGTTTTATCGTGATACGGTGAATCGGGCGAATCCGAACAAGCATGCTGGAATGATCTATGCGAGCAACTTATGTACAGAAATTATGCAAAATATGTCGGCGACAACGGTTGTGGAAGAGACGATGGAAGATGGCGAGATCGTCATTCGCAAGAAGCCAGGGGATTTTGTCGTGTGTAACTTGTCAAGCGTTCATCTTGGACGAGCCGTGCCAGATGGTGTGCTGGAGCGTCTGATCCCCATTCAAGTTCGTATGCTGGATAATGTAATTGATAATAACAAAATCGACGTCCTGCAGGCGCAGCATACGAATCGGCGCTATCGTGCGGTCGGTCTTGGGACGTTCGGCTGGCATCATCTGCTAGCGAAGAAGAGAATTTCCTGGGAAAGTGAAGCGGCTGTGCAATTTGCGGATGAGTTGTATGAGCGCATTGCTTATTTAACCATTCAGGCATCGTGTGAGCTAGCGCAGGAAAAAGGCGCATATCCGCTCATCCACGGAAGCGAATGGGAGAGTGGTACATATTTTACCCGTCGGGAATATGAATCAGCGGCATGGCAGGAACTTGCGGCAAGAGTTGCTCAGCATGGGGTGCGGAACGGATACATGATGGCGGTGGCACCGACTGGCTCGACATCGATTATCGCTGGTTCGACCGCTTCGATTGATCCGGTATATGAGCTAATCTCATATGAAGAGAAGACGACGTATAAAATTGCCAATCCAGCACCGGATTTATCGCCAGAGACGATCTGGTACTATAAAACAGCCTTTCATCTGGACCCACATGCAGGCATTCAGCAGGCGGCGGCCCGACAGCGCCACATCGATCAGGGACAGAGCGTGAATTTGTACGTACGCCCGGACATTCATGCTCGTGATTTTCTCGGGCTGCATCTTGCGGTGTGGAAGCAAGGGGTTAAAACAACGTATTATGTGCGCAGTCGAGCGGTCGAAATCGATGTGTGCGAGGCGTGTGTATAA
- the cydB gene encoding cytochrome d ubiquinol oxidase subunit II — protein MSHDMLAMIWFGLWGVIWTVYFVLDAYGLGTGMLFPFLAKDEREQRQLQESIGPFWGGNEVWLITAGGATFAAFPLTYALMFSYLYTPLMLILFSLFFRAAGLEFMHKMDHPRWKSFWKWSFFTGSFAIALLFGVAFANLFYGLRIDETGYHGTLLSLLHPYGIAGGLVFVTLFLLSGSSWIAFKTVGEIRTRALNVAKKVWFFAMALLAIFMVATNNLTPLFDKFVQYPALWLLPLLSMTFLLFVMIALNQDRPGIAFGGVCASIALLMAGGFAGMFPNMLPSALDPASSVTLFEAAASKLNLTIMLGVALVMVPIVLTYQLWLYRIFREKISPENAKGYE, from the coding sequence ATGTCTCATGATATGTTAGCCATGATCTGGTTTGGACTGTGGGGAGTAATCTGGACGGTATATTTCGTGCTTGATGCATATGGACTCGGAACCGGAATGCTGTTTCCGTTTCTTGCAAAAGATGAGCGAGAGCAGCGCCAGCTTCAGGAGTCAATCGGACCGTTCTGGGGCGGAAATGAAGTCTGGCTGATTACAGCAGGTGGGGCGACGTTTGCGGCGTTTCCCCTGACGTATGCGTTGATGTTTAGCTATTTGTATACACCGCTGATGTTGATTTTGTTCAGCTTGTTTTTTCGTGCGGCGGGACTTGAGTTCATGCACAAAATGGATCATCCGCGCTGGAAATCGTTTTGGAAGTGGAGTTTTTTCACAGGCAGTTTTGCCATTGCGCTGTTGTTTGGGGTAGCGTTTGCCAATTTGTTTTATGGATTGAGAATTGATGAGACGGGCTATCACGGTACGCTATTGTCCTTGCTGCATCCGTATGGCATAGCTGGCGGACTCGTATTCGTGACACTGTTTCTGCTATCTGGAAGTTCGTGGATTGCGTTTAAAACAGTCGGGGAGATTCGGACGCGTGCGCTGAATGTAGCAAAGAAAGTATGGTTTTTTGCGATGGCGCTGCTTGCCATTTTTATGGTAGCAACAAACAATCTAACGCCGTTGTTCGACAAGTTCGTCCAGTATCCCGCGCTCTGGCTTCTGCCTTTGCTGTCTATGACATTCCTCTTGTTTGTCATGATTGCACTGAATCAAGATCGTCCGGGAATCGCCTTCGGTGGTGTGTGTGCTTCGATTGCGTTGCTGATGGCGGGAGGATTTGCGGGAATGTTTCCGAATATGCTTCCATCTGCTTTGGACCCTGCGTCGAGTGTTACGTTATTTGAAGCGGCGGCAAGTAAGTTGAACTTGACGATTATGCTCGGTGTCGCACTTGTCATGGTTCCGATCGTCCTGACGTATCAGCTCTGGTTGTACCGCATTTTTCGGGAGAAGATCTCACCTGAGAATGCAAAAGGATATGAATAA
- a CDS encoding DsbA family oxidoreductase, with protein MTIKIKAYSDFICPFCFLGTGPLDEIIKEKDVEVEWMPFELRPSPHEKIDPWQDPAKLSSWDSFILPAAKKLGIDMRLPRVSPHPYTHLAFEGYHFAKEHGKGNEYHHRVFTAFFQEEQNIEDIEVLTKLADEVGLSKDAFKEALVSRKYREVHQEALKHAYEEAQIMAVPTFVIGKEVVQGLASKERLAQIIDQELEKNKTTEFDGMHCDMNGHC; from the coding sequence ATGACGATAAAAATTAAAGCTTACTCTGATTTTATTTGTCCATTTTGTTTTTTAGGTACAGGCCCATTAGATGAAATCATCAAGGAAAAAGATGTAGAAGTAGAATGGATGCCATTTGAATTACGTCCTAGCCCTCATGAAAAAATTGACCCATGGCAAGATCCTGCAAAATTAAGTTCATGGGATTCCTTTATTCTCCCTGCTGCGAAAAAGTTAGGAATTGACATGCGTTTACCACGTGTCTCTCCACATCCATATACGCATTTGGCTTTTGAAGGGTACCATTTCGCAAAGGAACATGGGAAAGGAAACGAGTATCACCACAGAGTGTTTACTGCCTTCTTCCAAGAAGAACAAAACATTGAAGACATTGAGGTGTTAACAAAATTAGCGGATGAAGTCGGTCTCTCTAAGGATGCATTTAAAGAAGCATTAGTATCACGAAAGTATCGTGAAGTGCATCAAGAAGCACTGAAACATGCCTATGAAGAGGCTCAAATTATGGCGGTGCCAACGTTTGTGATTGGTAAAGAAGTCGTTCAAGGACTGGCTAGCAAAGAAAGATTAGCCCAAATTATTGATCAGGAATTAGAGAAAAATAAAACAACCGAATTTGATGGAATGCACTGTGACATGAATGGACATTGCTAA
- a CDS encoding MBL fold metallo-hydrolase: protein MRIANGVEMLELQAEGFGGRMFLNPTLIWDDETAILIDTGMPGDMEKLRAAMIESGVSFDKVKAIILSHQDIDHIGSTADIVHESNGRIEVYAHELDKPYIEGTLPLIKTNPSSIAKVAASLPENERQKLLALCENPPTAKVDKTLVDGQELPYCGGILVLFTPGHTPGHISLYLKQSKTLIVGDAMVSVDGILHGPVQRTTLDMDTALRSLEKFLPLDIETVICYHGGVCTGNIKDQLRAIIKDH from the coding sequence ATGAGAATTGCGAACGGAGTAGAAATGCTCGAATTACAAGCGGAGGGATTCGGCGGTCGTATGTTCTTGAATCCCACACTCATTTGGGATGATGAAACAGCCATCTTGATTGATACAGGCATGCCTGGGGATATGGAAAAATTACGCGCAGCCATGATTGAGTCTGGTGTATCATTTGACAAAGTAAAAGCCATTATTCTCTCACATCAGGATATTGACCATATCGGTAGTACTGCTGACATCGTGCACGAGTCCAATGGGCGTATTGAAGTATATGCCCACGAACTAGACAAGCCATATATCGAAGGCACACTGCCCTTGATCAAAACAAACCCAAGCAGCATTGCTAAAGTCGCAGCCTCCCTCCCCGAAAACGAACGCCAAAAATTGCTGGCATTATGCGAAAATCCACCGACAGCGAAAGTAGACAAAACATTGGTGGACGGTCAAGAACTTCCGTACTGCGGAGGAATTCTCGTTCTGTTTACACCCGGACATACTCCCGGTCATATTAGTTTATATTTGAAGCAAAGTAAAACACTTATTGTCGGAGATGCTATGGTTAGTGTGGACGGCATCTTACATGGACCCGTACAAAGAACTACACTTGATATGGATACCGCTCTTCGCTCTCTCGAAAAATTCTTACCGCTCGATATCGAAACCGTGATTTGCTATCACGGGGGCGTATGTACCGGGAACATTAAAGATCAACTCCGAGCTATTATCAAAGACCATTGA
- a CDS encoding aromatic amino acid hydroxylase — protein sequence MKQLVKSTAQIPAHLRQFVSQQHYEDYTPVDHAVWRYVMRQNHHFLKDTAHPAYVEGLLASGIDIEAIPKVSDMNERLAKIGWGAVIIDGLIPGVAFFDFQAHGILPIAVDIRKVENIEYTPAPDIIHESAGHAPILFDAKYASYVKRFGEIGAKAFATKEEHEVFEAVRHLSIVMEDRDSTPEQVAEAKQMLSEKQKAVKGMSEAEQISRIFWWTVEYGLIGTVENPQIYGAGLLSSVGESKHCLSEEVVKLPFSVEACIQTSYDVTTMQPQLFVCESFDQLIEGIEEFSRTMAFQTGGTESLDKALRSGSTATFVLNSGLQITGSITNIHKDSNGEAIYVNTMGPTALAIDNKELPEHSKDVHRDGFGTPIGLLDGNILLEECTDEQLAALGIVKGQLTTLSFKSGVQVTGTVSNIIRNKEKVALISFESCNVVVGDTVLFAEQWGTFDMAVGSAVISAFPGAADTEAFFDTVEMEEDSLTTPKQLTELESMYQTIRDTREKAIWDEQSIAAVQEVLQTLRSFYPKEWLLRLEILELFVIHHVQTSNKEQVLEELLNLSKTKELQRLIKNGLELLPLRVGNHGC from the coding sequence ATGAAACAATTAGTAAAATCTACAGCACAAATTCCGGCACACTTGAGACAATTTGTCTCTCAACAGCATTATGAAGACTATACCCCTGTTGATCACGCTGTATGGCGCTACGTTATGAGACAAAATCATCATTTTCTTAAAGACACAGCACATCCTGCATATGTCGAAGGGCTTTTAGCATCAGGGATTGATATCGAAGCGATTCCAAAGGTATCGGACATGAACGAGCGCCTTGCGAAAATCGGCTGGGGGGCTGTGATTATCGATGGACTAATCCCTGGCGTTGCCTTCTTTGATTTTCAAGCTCACGGTATTTTACCGATTGCCGTAGACATTCGAAAAGTGGAAAACATTGAATACACACCGGCTCCAGATATTATTCATGAATCTGCGGGACATGCGCCTATTTTGTTTGACGCTAAATATGCATCATATGTAAAACGGTTTGGAGAAATTGGAGCGAAAGCATTTGCAACAAAAGAGGAACATGAGGTTTTCGAAGCGGTAAGACACTTATCGATTGTAATGGAAGACCGCGATTCTACACCTGAACAAGTTGCAGAAGCAAAACAAATGCTAAGTGAAAAACAGAAAGCTGTAAAAGGGATGTCCGAAGCAGAGCAAATCTCACGCATCTTTTGGTGGACAGTAGAGTACGGACTAATCGGAACGGTAGAAAATCCGCAAATTTATGGTGCTGGACTCTTATCATCGGTAGGAGAAAGCAAGCACTGCTTATCCGAAGAGGTAGTGAAGCTACCGTTCTCCGTAGAGGCTTGTATTCAAACAAGTTACGATGTGACAACGATGCAGCCGCAATTATTTGTATGCGAGAGCTTTGACCAATTGATAGAAGGAATTGAAGAGTTTTCAAGAACAATGGCATTTCAAACAGGTGGAACGGAGAGCTTGGATAAAGCGTTACGATCAGGCAGCACGGCTACATTTGTGCTAAATTCCGGATTGCAAATTACAGGGTCTATTACAAACATTCATAAAGATTCAAACGGAGAAGCCATTTACGTAAATACAATGGGGCCTACAGCTTTAGCTATCGATAACAAGGAACTTCCAGAACATTCAAAAGATGTTCATAGAGATGGCTTTGGAACACCGATTGGTTTATTGGACGGCAACATTTTACTCGAAGAATGTACAGACGAACAACTTGCTGCGTTAGGAATTGTAAAAGGCCAACTAACGACGCTATCGTTTAAAAGCGGTGTTCAAGTAACTGGGACAGTCTCAAATATTATCCGAAATAAAGAAAAAGTAGCGCTGATCTCTTTTGAAAGCTGTAATGTTGTAGTAGGGGATACCGTATTATTTGCAGAGCAGTGGGGAACATTCGACATGGCGGTAGGATCTGCAGTCATCTCTGCTTTTCCGGGGGCTGCGGATACAGAAGCCTTTTTCGATACAGTGGAAATGGAAGAAGATAGTTTAACAACACCAAAACAATTAACAGAGTTAGAAAGTATGTACCAGACAATCAGAGATACTCGTGAAAAAGCAATATGGGATGAACAGAGTATAGCTGCTGTTCAAGAAGTTCTTCAAACATTGAGAAGTTTTTACCCGAAAGAATGGCTGTTACGCTTAGAAATTCTCGAGTTATTTGTCATTCATCATGTACAAACTTCAAACAAAGAACAGGTTCTTGAGGAATTACTCAATCTTAGTAAAACAAAAGAGCTTCAGCGTCTCATCAAAAATGGCCTAGAGTTACTTCCGCTTCGAGTTGGGAATCACGGGTGCTAA
- a CDS encoding PspA/IM30 family protein: MSLFKRLRDLTLSNVYALIEKAEDPVKMLDQYIRDMVEDLEEAEKAVAAQIAIEKKFKVLYEEQEALVQKRAEQAEKAVQVENLDLARRALEEKKSASQKMDEYKAAYEQNKAAAEQLREKLREMQKQVTEMKNKRETLVARANAAKAQTEINKAMAGFGSDTAQAGLKRMEEKVLQMESQAEASNELSRKEKSLDDEFAALTKDADIENELAALMKKHQK; encoded by the coding sequence ATGTCACTATTTAAACGATTGCGTGATCTTACTCTTTCAAATGTGTATGCTTTAATTGAAAAAGCGGAAGACCCGGTAAAAATGCTGGATCAATACATTCGAGATATGGTAGAAGACTTAGAAGAAGCAGAAAAAGCAGTTGCGGCGCAAATCGCGATTGAGAAAAAGTTTAAAGTTTTGTATGAAGAGCAGGAAGCACTCGTACAAAAACGAGCTGAGCAGGCAGAGAAAGCGGTACAGGTAGAAAATCTTGATCTAGCACGCCGTGCGCTGGAAGAGAAGAAAAGCGCATCGCAAAAAATGGATGAATATAAAGCTGCATACGAGCAAAATAAAGCGGCAGCTGAGCAGCTGCGCGAAAAACTGCGCGAGATGCAAAAGCAAGTAACCGAGATGAAAAATAAACGGGAGACACTCGTTGCTCGTGCGAATGCAGCGAAAGCCCAAACAGAAATTAACAAAGCGATGGCAGGCTTCGGCTCTGATACGGCACAGGCTGGATTAAAACGTATGGAAGAAAAAGTGCTCCAGATGGAATCGCAAGCGGAAGCATCAAACGAACTGTCACGCAAAGAGAAGTCGCTTGATGATGAATTTGCGGCTTTGACAAAAGATGCGGATATTGAGAATGAATTAGCCGCTTTGATGAAAAAACATCAGAAGTAA